The Geothermobacter ehrlichii genome window below encodes:
- a CDS encoding acyl-CoA dehydrogenase family protein: MVESELSRQIRDAVRDLCKTFPDEYWRKVDESRGYPEEFVQALTEAGWLAALIPEEYGGSGLGITEASIILEEINRSGGNSGACHAQMYIMGTLLRHGSEVQKQKYLPKIASGELRLQSFGITEPNTGTDTTKLKTTAVRKGDHYVVNGQKVWISRVQHSDLMLLLARTTPLSQVKKKTDGLSVFLVDLRDVSESELTVRPIRNMMNHETNELFFDNLKVPAENLIGEEGKGFRYILDGMNAERILIAAECIGDGYWFVERASAYAKERVVFGRPIGQNQGIQFPIARAYINVEAANLMRFQAASLFDAGRPCGKEANMAKLLAADASWEAANVAIQTHGGFGFATEFDIERKFRETKLYQVAPISTNLILSYIGEHVLGMPRSY, from the coding sequence ATGGTTGAGTCGGAACTGAGTAGGCAGATTCGTGACGCAGTGCGTGACCTTTGCAAGACTTTTCCAGATGAGTACTGGCGCAAAGTGGATGAGTCGAGGGGGTATCCAGAGGAATTTGTTCAGGCCTTGACCGAGGCAGGTTGGCTAGCTGCGTTGATACCTGAAGAATATGGCGGCTCTGGACTCGGCATAACCGAGGCCTCCATAATTCTTGAGGAAATCAATCGTTCCGGAGGCAATTCTGGCGCCTGTCATGCCCAGATGTACATCATGGGAACCCTTTTGCGGCATGGCTCTGAGGTACAGAAACAGAAATATCTGCCGAAAATTGCCAGCGGGGAATTGCGTCTGCAATCATTCGGCATTACTGAACCCAATACCGGCACCGATACCACAAAACTGAAAACTACTGCCGTACGCAAGGGGGATCATTATGTCGTGAATGGGCAGAAGGTTTGGATTTCACGTGTTCAGCATTCCGACCTGATGCTCCTTTTGGCGCGTACCACTCCCTTGAGCCAAGTGAAGAAAAAAACCGATGGGCTGTCGGTTTTTCTTGTTGACTTGCGGGATGTCAGCGAAAGCGAACTGACCGTCCGCCCGATTCGAAACATGATGAACCATGAGACTAACGAACTGTTTTTCGACAATCTCAAGGTGCCAGCTGAGAATTTGATCGGCGAGGAAGGGAAGGGGTTTCGCTATATTCTGGATGGTATGAACGCTGAGCGTATTCTTATCGCTGCCGAATGCATTGGTGATGGATACTGGTTTGTGGAAAGGGCTTCGGCTTATGCCAAGGAGCGCGTGGTCTTTGGTCGCCCCATCGGACAAAACCAGGGCATCCAGTTCCCTATAGCCCGAGCATATATAAATGTGGAAGCGGCCAATCTGATGCGTTTTCAAGCCGCCAGCCTGTTTGATGCTGGTAGGCCCTGCGGGAAAGAAGCCAATATGGCAAAATTGCTGGCCGCCGATGCTTCTTGGGAAGCTGCTAATGTTGCTATTCAGACACATGGTGGTTTCGGCTTTGCGACCGAATTCGACATCGAACGAAAGTTCCGAGAAACCAAGCTCTATCAGGTTGCGCCGATTTCCACCAATTTGATTCTGTCCTATATCGGTGAGCACGTATTGGGAATGCCGAGGTCATATTAA
- a CDS encoding CaiB/BaiF CoA transferase family protein produces the protein MRPLEGITVVTLEHAIAAPFATRQLADLGARVVKVERPKVGDFARGYDETVLGLASHFVWVNRSKESMTLNLKHPRAKEIMARLLQGADVFVQNLAPGAADRLGLGTDELLERYPRLIVCNISGYGNSGPYRDKKAYDLLIQSEAGLLSVTGTPDTPCKAGISIADIAAGMYAYCGILSALYSREKTGKGASVEVSMLEALSEWMGYPLYYSHYGGSPPRRTGAAHATIFPYGPFLSGDGKQVMLGLQNEREWAVFCEQVLMRPELKNDPRFESNSKRVANAEELTAIIHEVFGTLSAQQVVARLDAAAIANARINDMEEVWGHQQLAARNRWRQVPSPVGPIQALLPPFSISGFEARMDAIPDLGEHTDLVLTGIGYSEEDIVQLRTENVI, from the coding sequence ATGCGCCCGCTAGAAGGAATAACTGTCGTTACCTTGGAGCACGCTATCGCCGCTCCTTTCGCTACCCGCCAACTTGCCGATCTGGGGGCCAGGGTAGTCAAGGTAGAACGTCCCAAAGTAGGGGATTTCGCCCGGGGTTATGACGAAACTGTTTTGGGGCTGGCCTCCCATTTTGTGTGGGTAAACCGCTCCAAGGAAAGTATGACCCTGAATCTGAAACATCCGCGAGCGAAAGAAATCATGGCAAGACTTCTCCAGGGAGCCGATGTGTTTGTGCAGAATCTTGCGCCTGGGGCGGCCGACCGTCTGGGGTTGGGCACAGACGAGCTCCTGGAGCGCTATCCCCGTTTGATTGTTTGCAATATTTCCGGCTATGGCAATAGCGGTCCTTACCGGGACAAGAAAGCCTATGACCTTTTGATTCAAAGCGAGGCCGGTCTGTTGTCTGTAACGGGGACTCCCGATACCCCGTGCAAGGCCGGGATTTCCATCGCTGATATTGCCGCCGGGATGTATGCCTATTGCGGGATATTGAGCGCTCTTTATAGCCGTGAAAAAACCGGGAAGGGGGCTTCGGTGGAAGTGTCGATGCTGGAAGCGTTGAGTGAATGGATGGGATACCCATTGTACTACAGCCACTACGGGGGCAGCCCTCCAAGACGCACCGGGGCCGCTCACGCAACCATCTTCCCATATGGGCCGTTTCTTTCGGGGGATGGTAAGCAAGTGATGCTGGGGCTGCAAAATGAGCGTGAATGGGCGGTGTTCTGTGAACAGGTACTGATGCGTCCGGAGCTGAAAAACGACCCGCGCTTTGAATCGAATTCAAAGAGAGTTGCAAACGCAGAGGAACTGACTGCCATTATTCATGAGGTTTTTGGGACTCTGAGTGCTCAGCAGGTTGTGGCGCGCTTGGACGCGGCAGCCATCGCCAACGCACGCATAAATGACATGGAAGAAGTTTGGGGCCATCAACAGCTTGCTGCACGAAACCGTTGGCGGCAGGTGCCAAGTCCAGTCGGACCGATTCAGGCTCTACTTCCTCCGTTCTCAATTTCAGGTTTCGAAGCTCGAATGGATGCCATTCCCGATTTGGGGGAGCATACCGATTTAGTGCTGACTGGCATCGGGTACAGCGAAGAAGATATTGTCCAATTGCGAACCGAAAACGTAATCTGA
- a CDS encoding MaoC family dehydratase, whose translation MGVKEGWKGRFFEDFEVGDIYQHPLGRTVLSVDNSWFTLLTQNTAPIHFDHHYSAQTEFGKPLVDSTFTLALVTGQSVTDISQNVMANLGWDNVRLPNPVFEGDTIYSQSEVLEKRESRSRNNVGIVKVKTTGFNQNGVVVITFERILMVYKRGCAPQIARLAPEEGK comes from the coding sequence ATGGGAGTAAAAGAAGGTTGGAAAGGACGTTTCTTTGAAGATTTCGAAGTTGGGGATATCTATCAGCATCCTCTCGGTAGAACAGTACTAAGTGTGGACAATAGCTGGTTTACTCTCTTGACGCAAAATACCGCCCCCATACATTTTGATCATCACTATTCCGCCCAGACTGAGTTTGGCAAACCATTGGTCGATTCGACCTTCACGCTGGCCTTGGTGACAGGACAAAGTGTGACGGATATTTCACAGAACGTAATGGCAAATCTTGGCTGGGACAATGTTCGCTTGCCCAATCCAGTATTTGAGGGCGACACGATCTATTCACAATCCGAGGTTTTGGAAAAACGTGAGTCGAGGTCACGCAACAATGTAGGTATCGTCAAGGTAAAAACCACCGGGTTCAACCAAAATGGAGTGGTGGTGATCACCTTTGAACGCATATTAATGGTGTATAAGCGGGGATGCGCTCCGCAAATTGCGCGCTTGGCGCCGGAGGAAGGCAAATGA